One Methylohalobius crimeensis 10Ki DNA segment encodes these proteins:
- a CDS encoding ABC transporter ATP-binding protein gives MIAVRLQQLGKSYLEAGRRHWIFRDLDLRIPAGEFVVLLGRSGSGKSTLLNLISGIDIPDRGEIEVWQHPLSRLSERKRTLFRRRHLGFVFQQFNLIPTLTALENVLLPLELNGSSGKNARIESLALLSRLGLEGRGNTFPDRLSGGEQQRVAIARALIHDPEIILADEPTGNLDLETGGEVLEILDTVVRERGRTLIMATHSREVVGLADRTLAIGKGRLTTRAS, from the coding sequence ATGATTGCAGTCAGGCTCCAACAATTGGGCAAATCCTATCTCGAGGCAGGTCGCAGGCACTGGATTTTCAGGGATCTGGATCTACGCATTCCGGCGGGGGAATTCGTGGTTCTGTTGGGCCGGAGCGGTTCGGGAAAATCGACTTTGCTTAATTTGATCTCTGGTATCGATATTCCCGACCGGGGGGAGATCGAGGTATGGCAACATCCCCTCAGCCGTCTGTCCGAGCGGAAGCGTACATTGTTCAGGCGGCGTCATTTGGGGTTCGTGTTTCAACAGTTCAATCTCATTCCCACTTTGACGGCGTTGGAAAACGTGCTGCTGCCTTTGGAACTCAATGGATCGTCGGGAAAAAACGCTCGGATTGAATCTCTCGCTCTCCTCTCCCGGCTGGGATTGGAGGGCCGCGGCAATACTTTCCCCGACCGTTTGTCGGGAGGCGAGCAACAACGCGTGGCGATCGCCCGCGCTTTGATCCACGATCCCGAAATCATTCTCGCCGACGAACCCACCGGCAATTTGGACTTGGAGACCGGTGGCGAGGTACTCGAAATCCTCGATACCGTGGTACGCGAACGCGGCCGCACCTTGATCATGGCGACCCATAGCCGGGAGGTTGTGGGATTGGCCGATCGCACCCTCGCCATCGGCAAGGGTCGTTTGACAACCCGGGCTTCATGA
- a CDS encoding FtsX-like permease family protein — translation MNSLLWQAGARFLTRHPWQLLLALLGVLLGVAVVVSVDLAKSSALQSFQRATEALFGRATHRITAPGGVPDSLYRDLRRAGFASLRPVLEGSVVLLESGRSLKLVGVDPLAELRFAPAWMDGKGEISAAIWRRLLLEPGAVLSDRKTGEALGLALDHGLDVRAGSVHFSLKPVGWFESERRSPGLTLIADLATAQEIFQASGHLTAIDVIASDPAEIQALKALLPTGVEWMTREAGSVSVQRMTEAFYTNLTALSLLSLLVGIFLIYNMIGFMTVQRRRLFGILRVLGVTRREIQAQVLWETAFLGGVGSLLGLAAGIFLGRLMLALLARTLNDVYFPLPTAELTLSPGLLAKGFLLGVGATLAAAWKPAVEASRVQPVTVMSRSLQESRNRRRVGGVALGGLILLISGWGLLRFSDSLVSGLLALTAMVLGCAFLVPLMTWGFCGFLQPVGGCLFGVAGRMPVRSVVASLSRTGVAAAALMVAIATTLGMTLMIQSFRDSVASWLEQRLDADFYVYRPGSGDRSPLPDELGDRIAELPGVVDVGSVRYLRQTTDQGFLRINAYDLSPAAFATFELVETAGDNPWPAFQSHQGVMVSEAFANLNGIHAGESLFLPTARSVRQFSVIAVYEDYNAGRGIVAMSRATYDRFWDDPGVSTYWVYLTSEADVDVVDRRIRALNPGTDLEILDNRALLRMSMEIFDQAFAVTAVLRWLATAVAFVGVFSALLALQLERTHELGVVRALGLTPAQLWTQVLAETGLLAGIAGVLACPTGILIGGILTEVINRRAFGWTLSMSLNWEPLFQGVFLALLAGLLAGLYPAWKMARTHPAEALRCE, via the coding sequence ATGAATTCCTTGTTGTGGCAGGCTGGCGCCCGGTTCCTGACGCGCCATCCTTGGCAGCTTCTCCTGGCCTTGTTAGGTGTCCTGTTGGGAGTCGCGGTGGTGGTTTCCGTCGATCTGGCCAAATCCAGCGCACTGCAGTCCTTCCAGCGGGCCACGGAAGCCTTGTTCGGCCGGGCGACTCATCGGATTACCGCACCCGGGGGCGTGCCCGATTCCCTGTACCGCGATCTGCGCCGAGCCGGTTTCGCGTCTTTGAGACCGGTGTTGGAAGGTTCGGTGGTATTGCTTGAAAGCGGCCGCAGTCTAAAATTGGTGGGTGTCGACCCTTTGGCCGAACTTCGTTTCGCTCCGGCTTGGATGGATGGTAAAGGAGAAATTTCCGCTGCTATCTGGCGTCGGTTGCTGTTGGAACCCGGAGCCGTATTGTCGGATCGCAAGACCGGGGAAGCGCTGGGACTCGCGCTGGATCATGGCTTGGATGTCCGTGCCGGCAGTGTGCACTTTAGCCTGAAGCCGGTCGGCTGGTTCGAATCCGAACGGCGTTCCCCGGGCTTAACCCTGATTGCCGATCTGGCCACCGCCCAGGAGATATTCCAGGCATCGGGACATTTGACTGCCATCGATGTGATTGCCTCCGATCCCGCCGAAATTCAAGCACTGAAAGCGCTGCTGCCGACCGGGGTGGAATGGATGACCCGGGAGGCGGGCAGCGTTTCGGTACAACGCATGACGGAGGCCTTTTATACCAATTTGACCGCCCTTAGCCTATTGTCGCTGCTGGTGGGAATATTTCTGATTTATAACATGATCGGTTTCATGACCGTCCAGCGCCGCCGTTTATTTGGAATCCTTAGAGTCTTGGGAGTGACGCGAAGGGAGATCCAGGCCCAGGTGCTGTGGGAGACGGCATTTTTGGGGGGGGTGGGAAGTTTACTGGGACTGGCGGCGGGCATTTTTTTGGGACGGCTTATGTTGGCCTTGTTGGCTCGAACCCTCAACGATGTGTATTTTCCCCTTCCCACCGCGGAATTGACATTGTCGCCCGGGTTGTTGGCCAAGGGGTTTCTCCTGGGGGTGGGCGCCACCTTGGCGGCGGCGTGGAAACCGGCCGTGGAGGCCTCCCGAGTTCAGCCGGTGACGGTGATGTCCCGCTCGCTCCAGGAGAGTCGAAACCGCCGGCGGGTAGGGGGAGTCGCCTTGGGGGGATTGATCCTGCTGATTTCGGGATGGGGTCTGCTTCGCTTTTCCGACAGCTTGGTAAGCGGTCTCCTCGCCCTAACGGCGATGGTTTTGGGGTGTGCCTTCTTGGTCCCGCTCATGACATGGGGATTTTGCGGATTTCTGCAGCCTGTCGGTGGTTGCTTGTTCGGTGTAGCGGGAAGGATGCCGGTTCGCTCGGTAGTCGCTTCCTTGAGTCGGACCGGGGTGGCTGCGGCGGCCCTGATGGTGGCCATCGCCACCACCCTCGGGATGACCCTGATGATTCAAAGTTTCCGGGATTCGGTGGCGAGCTGGCTTGAACAGCGCTTGGATGCCGACTTCTATGTTTATCGCCCGGGTAGTGGCGACCGCTCTCCCCTTCCCGACGAGCTCGGCGATCGAATCGCCGAGCTTCCCGGTGTGGTTGATGTGGGGAGTGTCCGCTACCTGCGTCAGACCACCGACCAAGGCTTTCTCCGCATCAACGCGTATGACCTTTCTCCTGCGGCGTTTGCCACCTTCGAACTGGTGGAAACAGCCGGGGACAATCCCTGGCCGGCTTTTCAATCCCATCAGGGGGTCATGGTGTCGGAAGCGTTTGCCAATCTCAACGGCATCCACGCCGGTGAAAGCCTATTCTTGCCCACTGCTCGCAGCGTTCGCCAATTCTCGGTCATCGCGGTCTACGAGGATTACAACGCGGGTCGGGGCATCGTCGCCATGAGCCGAGCCACCTATGATCGGTTCTGGGACGATCCGGGGGTTTCCACTTACTGGGTCTATCTGACATCCGAAGCGGATGTCGACGTCGTCGATCGGCGCATTCGCGCTTTAAATCCGGGCACCGATCTGGAAATCCTCGACAACCGGGCGCTCCTTCGAATGTCCATGGAAATATTCGACCAAGCCTTTGCGGTGACCGCTGTGCTGCGCTGGCTGGCCACGGCGGTGGCCTTCGTCGGCGTATTCAGTGCCTTGTTGGCGCTGCAGCTGGAACGCACCCACGAGTTGGGCGTGGTTCGGGCGCTGGGATTGACGCCGGCCCAATTGTGGACTCAGGTCTTGGCGGAGACGGGACTGTTGGCGGGGATCGCCGGGGTTTTGGCTTGCCCGACCGGAATCCTGATCGGCGGCATTCTGACCGAGGTGATCAACCGGCGGGCTTTCGGCTGGACCTTGTCCATGAGCTTGAATTGGGAACCCCTCTTCCAAGGGGTGTTCTTGGCCTTGTTGGCGGGGTTGCTGGCCGGATTGTATCCCGCCTGGAAGATGGCCCGCACCCATCCCGCCGAAGCGCTGCGCTGCGAATGA
- a CDS encoding c-type cytochrome — protein sequence MMRIWLGNRFAPTLFYVGVILIGSACQQEDQPTYSSLGPIPPSPQRAGDPARGREALLNEPYITCGMPETAYRKIAPEPPPETLLAERRGRNAELPYYLTHYRTPDGVDLVVSNCLNCHAAFIADRFIIGLGNEQRDFTGDSRVSVESVGLYLSDPEEIEHWRRWADIITAVAPYMMTDTVGVNPAINLTLALMAHRDPVTLDWSAEPLMEPPPENPLPVSVPPWWRLAKKNALYNTSEGRGDHARAMMLGAILCANDVETLEKIDRYAPDIRAFFASIEPPSFPWSIDNELALEGQTVFETHCSACHGTYGENDRYPNLVVGLDVVGTDPLQARSATDGSSDRFIKWFNRSFFGRLSRAAPAPGYVPPPLDGIWATAPFLHNGSIPTLAALLDSRIRPTYWVRSFDRDDYDPSTVGWRYRELSYGKPAARDETERKRLYDTTLPGYSNAGHTFGDDLTDRQRKALLEYLKTL from the coding sequence ATGATGCGTATCTGGCTTGGAAATCGCTTTGCGCCCACCCTTTTTTACGTTGGGGTGATACTGATCGGCAGCGCCTGTCAACAGGAGGATCAACCCACTTACTCGTCCTTGGGACCGATCCCCCCTTCGCCTCAACGCGCCGGCGATCCGGCCCGGGGACGCGAGGCGCTCCTCAACGAGCCTTATATTACCTGCGGAATGCCGGAAACGGCCTATCGCAAAATCGCCCCCGAGCCCCCGCCCGAAACCTTGCTGGCCGAACGCCGCGGGCGCAACGCCGAATTGCCCTATTATTTGACCCATTACCGAACCCCGGACGGCGTGGATTTGGTGGTTTCCAACTGTCTCAACTGCCACGCGGCCTTCATCGCCGACCGCTTTATTATAGGGCTGGGCAACGAACAGCGGGATTTCACCGGGGATTCGCGCGTAAGCGTGGAAAGCGTCGGCCTGTATTTGAGCGATCCCGAGGAAATCGAACACTGGCGCCGCTGGGCCGATATCATCACCGCCGTGGCTCCGTATATGATGACCGATACCGTAGGTGTCAATCCGGCCATCAATCTCACCTTGGCGCTGATGGCCCACCGCGATCCCGTCACCTTGGACTGGTCCGCTGAACCTTTGATGGAACCGCCGCCGGAAAACCCTCTGCCGGTAAGTGTGCCGCCTTGGTGGCGCTTGGCCAAGAAAAACGCCCTGTATAACACCTCGGAAGGGCGGGGCGACCACGCCCGGGCGATGATGCTGGGGGCGATCCTTTGTGCCAACGATGTGGAAACCCTCGAAAAGATCGATCGCTATGCCCCCGACATTCGGGCCTTTTTCGCCAGCATCGAGCCGCCCTCATTCCCCTGGTCGATCGACAACGAATTGGCACTGGAGGGCCAAACCGTCTTCGAAACCCATTGCAGCGCTTGCCACGGCACTTACGGGGAGAACGACCGCTACCCCAACCTGGTGGTGGGTTTGGACGTCGTGGGTACCGATCCGCTCCAGGCCCGGTCTGCCACCGACGGCAGCAGCGATCGCTTCATCAAATGGTTCAACCGCTCCTTTTTCGGCCGGTTGAGTCGGGCCGCCCCGGCCCCGGGCTACGTGCCGCCGCCCTTGGACGGCATCTGGGCCACCGCGCCCTTTCTGCACAACGGTTCCATTCCGACCCTGGCGGCGCTGCTGGACAGCCGAATTCGGCCCACCTATTGGGTGCGCAGTTTCGACCGCGACGACTATGACCCGAGTACGGTCGGCTGGCGGTATCGCGAGCTTTCCTACGGCAAGCCAGCCGCCCGCGACGAAACCGAGCGCAAGCGGCTGTACGACACCACCTTGCCGGGTTATTCCAATGCGGGCCATACCTTCGGAGACGACCTGACCGATCGCCAACGGAAGGCATTGTTGGAATACTTGAAAACCCTGTGA
- a CDS encoding lipocalin-like domain-containing protein, with product MMRWFLVVIVTLMVGLIFVEFRPKRPVAEQTPVLARWVDWDAFPPLPDRPLRFPRDHGGHAEAPLETWQLQGILTTSTGKRLGFQLHIFALGLRPGAPQRPSAWASHRYFLAYFTRTDPDAKTFHVERRYQRAALGLSGAAEDRVWVDDWIWEFNSDRLRFKAGQRGNYLKLALKISNPPIAPPDNPANLRVYQFPQISVQGSWGKEPVSGNVWLQHAWGAIPLPGGPVSLHRFQLQMEKGGNLLCLQLQRSDTAIPGPVQCFWTERGEAQKRLTEVRITPISRWRSPEGQIYPIAWRLESSLLDLDIEAVLPDQRIGGALPFWSGWVRVRGRGGQGGEGFVQIIGRTEEVES from the coding sequence ATGATGCGGTGGTTTCTCGTGGTCATCGTGACCCTGATGGTTGGTTTGATCTTCGTAGAATTCAGGCCGAAACGTCCGGTGGCGGAGCAGACCCCGGTCCTCGCCCGGTGGGTGGATTGGGATGCGTTTCCGCCGCTGCCCGATCGTCCTTTACGCTTTCCCCGCGATCATGGCGGACACGCCGAGGCCCCGCTGGAAACCTGGCAACTCCAAGGCATCCTCACCACCTCCACCGGAAAGCGCCTGGGCTTTCAACTGCACATTTTCGCCCTGGGCCTCCGGCCGGGCGCTCCCCAACGCCCATCGGCGTGGGCAAGTCACCGCTATTTTCTGGCCTATTTTACGCGAACCGACCCCGATGCAAAGACGTTCCATGTCGAACGCCGTTACCAGCGGGCCGCCCTCGGATTGAGCGGTGCGGCGGAAGATCGGGTCTGGGTGGACGATTGGATATGGGAATTTAATTCGGATCGGCTACGGTTTAAAGCCGGTCAACGAGGGAATTACTTGAAACTCGCGTTGAAAATATCCAACCCGCCGATCGCCCCTCCGGATAACCCCGCCAATCTCCGCGTTTATCAATTCCCACAAATAAGCGTCCAAGGCAGCTGGGGAAAAGAGCCGGTTTCCGGCAACGTCTGGCTACAACACGCATGGGGAGCCATCCCCTTACCCGGCGGCCCGGTGAGCTTGCACCGCTTTCAGCTGCAAATGGAAAAGGGGGGCAATCTTCTCTGCCTTCAACTCCAGCGCTCCGACACCGCTATTCCCGGCCCCGTCCAATGTTTCTGGACAGAACGGGGGGAAGCGCAAAAACGCCTGACCGAGGTTCGGATCACGCCCATTTCCCGATGGCGCAGCCCCGAGGGACAAATCTATCCCATCGCCTGGCGTCTGGAGAGCTCTCTCCTCGACTTGGATATCGAGGCAGTCCTCCCCGATCAGCGCATCGGCGGAGCGCTGCCTTTTTGGAGCGGCTGGGTCCGGGTACGGGGAAGAGGAGGACAGGGAGGCGAGGGTTTCGTACAGATTATCGGCCGGACAGAGGAGGTGGAATCATGA
- a CDS encoding CBS domain-containing protein, which yields MTIGEICNREVVIVHKDENVIVAAQLMRQHHVGDVVVVEEREGQRVPVGILTDRDMVVKVLAGKLDPSRLNVADVMSAGVETVNEGEETYPCAERMRGLGIRRLPVVNTEGELVGIVALDDLIDLLAEQLRDLAAVTARERRRENRQS from the coding sequence ATGACGATCGGTGAAATCTGCAATCGAGAAGTGGTGATCGTGCATAAAGACGAGAACGTGATCGTCGCCGCCCAATTGATGCGCCAACATCACGTGGGAGACGTGGTGGTGGTCGAGGAGCGAGAGGGACAAAGGGTTCCGGTGGGAATTTTGACCGACCGCGATATGGTGGTCAAAGTGCTGGCCGGGAAACTGGATCCTTCCCGTTTAAACGTGGCCGATGTGATGAGCGCGGGGGTGGAAACCGTCAATGAAGGTGAGGAAACCTATCCCTGCGCCGAGCGAATGCGCGGCCTCGGCATCCGTCGTTTGCCCGTCGTGAATACGGAGGGGGAATTGGTGGGCATCGTCGCCTTGGACGATTTGATCGATTTGTTGGCGGAACAATTGCGCGATTTGGCCGCGGTGACGGCGCGGGAAAGACGACGGGAAAACCGACAAAGTTAG
- the ppnN gene encoding nucleotide 5'-monophosphate nucleosidase PpnN, which produces MKESSPPLVSGPVQIVPEGTLELLSKKEISHLLDSAHTELFETFRKCALAVLNSGNVVDNSKAVFEQYRNFAIHIREQERGIKLELINAPASAFVDGRMIRGIREHLFAVLRDIVYTNQQVIESGSFDLNQSSDITDAAFHILRNAQVLIPQQPPDMVVCWGGHAIGETEYDYSKRVGYELGLRGLNICTGCGPGAMKGPMKGATIGHAKQRVRGGRYLGISEPGIIAAEPPNPIVNSLVIMPDIEKRLEAFVRVGHGIVVFPGGVGTFEEILYILGILLHPANADLPYPLVFTGPAESAEYFYRIDEFLRATLGEKVRDYYRVIIGDPEEVARTLRAGMEAVHRYRHRTHDAYYFNWRLMIDPAFQRPFEPTHASMAELRLLAELPSHELAAELRRAFSGIVAANVKEQGISQVERLGPFEIRGHRKILEPLENLLVELVAQKRMRLAEHYEPTYRLIRV; this is translated from the coding sequence ATGAAAGAGAGTTCCCCTCCCCTGGTTTCGGGACCTGTACAAATCGTTCCCGAGGGCACTTTGGAACTGCTTTCCAAGAAGGAAATCAGCCACCTGCTCGACAGCGCCCATACCGAATTATTCGAGACTTTCCGAAAGTGCGCCTTGGCGGTGCTCAACAGCGGCAACGTGGTGGACAACTCCAAAGCGGTCTTCGAGCAATACCGAAATTTCGCCATTCATATTCGCGAGCAGGAACGAGGCATCAAACTGGAGTTGATCAACGCACCCGCTTCGGCCTTCGTCGACGGCCGGATGATCCGGGGGATCCGGGAGCATTTGTTCGCGGTATTGCGCGATATCGTCTACACCAATCAACAGGTCATCGAAAGCGGGTCGTTCGATTTAAACCAGTCCAGCGACATCACCGATGCGGCGTTTCATATTCTACGCAACGCGCAAGTCTTGATCCCCCAGCAACCGCCCGACATGGTGGTATGCTGGGGCGGTCACGCGATCGGCGAGACCGAATACGATTACAGCAAGCGGGTCGGTTACGAGTTGGGCCTGCGCGGCCTTAACATTTGCACCGGCTGCGGTCCCGGCGCGATGAAGGGTCCCATGAAAGGGGCGACCATCGGTCATGCCAAACAGCGCGTCCGGGGCGGGCGCTATCTGGGCATTTCGGAGCCGGGGATCATCGCCGCCGAACCGCCCAATCCCATCGTCAATTCCCTGGTGATCATGCCCGACATCGAAAAACGCTTGGAAGCGTTCGTGCGAGTCGGCCATGGGATCGTGGTTTTCCCCGGCGGGGTGGGGACGTTCGAGGAAATTCTCTATATTTTGGGCATTCTCCTCCATCCGGCCAATGCCGATCTGCCTTATCCCCTGGTTTTCACCGGTCCGGCGGAAAGCGCTGAATATTTTTACCGCATCGACGAATTTCTCCGAGCGACCTTGGGAGAAAAAGTCCGCGACTATTATCGGGTGATCATCGGCGATCCGGAGGAAGTGGCGCGTACTCTGCGCGCCGGTATGGAAGCGGTCCATCGCTATCGTCACCGAACTCACGACGCCTACTATTTCAATTGGCGCTTGATGATCGATCCCGCTTTTCAGCGACCTTTCGAACCGACCCACGCCAGTATGGCCGAATTGCGCCTGTTGGCCGAGCTGCCGTCCCACGAATTGGCGGCGGAACTGCGCCGGGCGTTTTCCGGGATCGTTGCCGCCAACGTCAAAGAGCAAGGAATCTCGCAAGTGGAACGGTTGGGTCCGTTTGAAATTCGAGGCCATCGCAAGATACTCGAGCCGCTGGAAAATCTGTTGGTCGAACTGGTCGCCCAGAAACGGATGCGCCTGGCCGAGCATTATGAGCCGACCTATCGCTTGATTCGGGTGTGA
- a CDS encoding WGR domain-containing protein produces the protein MDSVLQDWIKLRWEKDSRYYEAHLHQDLWGDWVVTRVWGQRGGRLGRVMHVPCRSHEEGREMLRSLDRSRRRRGYERLLLKGHLDLE, from the coding sequence ATGGATTCGGTGCTCCAGGATTGGATCAAATTGCGCTGGGAAAAAGACAGCCGCTATTACGAAGCCCATCTCCATCAGGATTTATGGGGCGACTGGGTGGTGACCCGGGTGTGGGGGCAGCGCGGCGGGAGACTGGGTCGGGTGATGCACGTTCCTTGTCGGTCTCATGAGGAAGGACGGGAGATGCTCCGGAGCCTCGATCGCAGTCGAAGACGGCGAGGTTACGAGCGACTGCTGCTGAAAGGCCATTTGGATCTGGAATGA
- a CDS encoding SOS response-associated peptidase, translating to MCGRYFLTVSGEEIRRRFGCVNAVEWPPRYNIAPSQPIPMAITPDDPASGRRLTFARWGLIPFWSRDESIGRRLINARAETLAERPAFREALRRRRCLIPAEGFYEWQRTERRKQAYAIRRRDGDLIAFAGLWESWRHPRSGEEIVSCVIITTAANRTISPLHRRMPAILEENARDAWLDPTDTSAQNLLAPCGDAILEIQPVSAYINNPRHDDPRCLEPLHPNESLFG from the coding sequence ATGTGTGGCCGATACTTTTTGACCGTCTCCGGGGAAGAAATACGCCGACGCTTCGGCTGTGTCAATGCGGTCGAGTGGCCGCCGCGCTACAACATCGCCCCGAGCCAGCCGATTCCCATGGCGATCACTCCGGACGACCCGGCGAGCGGAAGACGTCTGACCTTCGCCCGCTGGGGTTTGATCCCGTTCTGGTCCCGGGACGAATCGATCGGCAGGCGGCTGATCAACGCCCGCGCCGAAACCCTGGCCGAGCGCCCTGCGTTCCGGGAGGCTTTGCGTCGCCGCCGGTGCCTAATTCCGGCCGAAGGTTTCTATGAGTGGCAGCGGACCGAGCGCCGCAAACAAGCCTATGCCATCCGTCGCCGCGACGGGGATTTGATCGCTTTCGCCGGTTTGTGGGAAAGCTGGCGCCACCCCCGAAGCGGAGAAGAAATCGTCTCGTGCGTGATCATCACCACCGCCGCCAACCGGACGATTAGTCCCCTCCACCGACGGATGCCGGCCATTCTGGAGGAAAACGCCCGGGATGCGTGGCTCGATCCGACCGATACCTCCGCGCAAAATCTGCTCGCCCCCTGCGGGGACGCTATTTTGGAGATCCAGCCGGTCAGCGCTTACATCAATAATCCCCGCCACGACGATCCCCGCTGTTTGGAACCCCTCCACCCAAACGAAAGCTTATTCGGTTAG
- a CDS encoding EcsC family protein, which translates to MNEIIALPAEQPPVQWQRAPLAASDYQQLAEAVRFLENPGLAARLSNYIGMPVEKALANLPEDWVKPITRLTREALNRSLDAALLTLSAQSTRRVPKRSHKFLVGLSGAVGGSFGIASLAVELPISATLMLRAIAATAREHGEDLQDPRAKLACLEVFALGGKSRADDAADTGYYAVRAFLSKSLEESAKHLLRKGLAKEGAPALVRFLNAVAQRFSIQVTQKFAMQAIPAVGAVSGATVNLIFIDHFQKTAHAHFTIRRLERIYGRDRIQQTYEGLCSVG; encoded by the coding sequence ATGAACGAAATCATTGCTTTGCCCGCGGAACAACCACCGGTGCAATGGCAACGGGCGCCACTGGCGGCCTCGGATTACCAGCAATTGGCGGAAGCGGTGCGGTTTCTGGAAAATCCGGGATTGGCCGCGCGTCTGTCCAATTATATCGGAATGCCGGTGGAAAAAGCGTTGGCCAATCTACCGGAAGATTGGGTCAAACCGATCACCCGCTTGACCCGGGAAGCCCTCAATCGGTCCTTGGACGCCGCGCTCTTGACCTTGTCGGCCCAAAGCACCAGACGGGTGCCCAAGCGTTCGCATAAATTTCTGGTGGGATTGAGCGGTGCGGTGGGAGGGAGCTTCGGCATCGCGAGTTTGGCGGTGGAACTCCCTATTTCCGCCACCCTGATGCTGCGCGCCATCGCCGCCACCGCCCGCGAACACGGCGAAGACTTGCAAGATCCCCGTGCCAAGCTGGCGTGTTTGGAAGTGTTCGCGCTGGGCGGCAAGTCCCGCGCCGATGACGCGGCGGACACGGGCTATTACGCGGTGCGCGCGTTTTTGTCCAAAAGTTTGGAAGAGTCGGCCAAGCATCTGTTGAGAAAGGGCTTGGCCAAGGAAGGCGCGCCGGCTTTGGTTCGGTTTCTCAACGCCGTCGCCCAGCGCTTCAGCATCCAGGTCACTCAGAAGTTCGCCATGCAGGCGATCCCCGCGGTGGGAGCGGTCAGCGGCGCGACGGTGAACCTGATTTTCATCGACCACTTCCAAAAAACCGCCCACGCCCATTTCACCATCCGCCGTCTGGAACGGATTTACGGCCGCGACCGAATCCAACAAACCTATGAAGGCTTGTGCTCAGTCGGCTAA